A region from the Treponema pallidum subsp. pallidum str. Nichols genome encodes:
- a CDS encoding M23 family metallopeptidase, translated as MGGFFLSLAGCFLLAAAYGAAQTVHVIAKGETLFSLSRRYGVPLSALAQANNLANVHQLVPGQRIVVPRGYTVRRGDTLFSIARMLNCSLAALLAANGISAAHTIHPGDVLVIPPREKSPPTVAGADRILSVSSLPDGDQWARARADPVQTPVSPPAAVPAPERREISLRDPRQYISKKVDKNARWPVSPTSLAYVRGKTYGVVIDSERNAAVRALMSGKVISRGTHRGYGQVLFVESAGKHVYVYGGLERILPKSGDYVSAGDVLGNLGFDAAAARSRLYFMVYKKNKPIDPAQAPRGF; from the coding sequence ATGGGCGGTTTTTTTCTGTCGCTTGCGGGGTGTTTTTTGTTGGCAGCAGCCTACGGCGCGGCGCAGACGGTGCACGTGATTGCTAAGGGCGAGACCCTCTTTTCACTTTCGCGTCGCTATGGCGTGCCCCTTTCTGCGCTTGCGCAGGCAAATAATCTGGCAAACGTACACCAGCTTGTGCCTGGGCAGCGCATAGTAGTTCCACGAGGATACACGGTGCGCCGGGGTGACACCCTCTTTTCGATTGCCCGTATGCTAAACTGTTCACTTGCCGCGCTTCTTGCAGCCAACGGAATCTCTGCTGCGCACACTATTCACCCAGGTGATGTGCTCGTGATTCCTCCGCGTGAAAAGTCGCCTCCTACCGTGGCGGGCGCGGACCGCATCTTATCTGTGTCTTCTTTGCCCGATGGGGATCAGTGGGCGCGTGCCCGTGCCGATCCCGTACAGACTCCTGTTTCTCCCCCCGCTGCTGTGCCGGCCCCCGAGAGGAGAGAAATTTCTCTGCGTGATCCGCGTCAGTATATCAGTAAGAAAGTTGATAAGAATGCGCGCTGGCCGGTGAGCCCGACTTCGCTTGCGTACGTGCGGGGCAAGACCTACGGGGTTGTTATTGATTCGGAAAGAAATGCTGCCGTGCGTGCACTCATGTCTGGTAAGGTAATCTCCAGGGGGACCCATCGGGGTTATGGTCAGGTGCTCTTTGTAGAGTCGGCGGGAAAGCACGTGTACGTGTATGGAGGACTTGAGCGTATTTTGCCAAAGTCAGGAGATTATGTTTCTGCCGGCGACGTGCTCGGTAATTTGGGGTTTGACGCAGCAGCGGCGCGATCACGATTGTACTTTATGGTATATAAAAAAAATAAACCAATAGATCCGGCACAGGCTCCGCGTGGTTTTTAG
- a CDS encoding NAD(+)/NADH kinase gives MSSRVCPQRPVAKSSGDAKVLLIVSTYKPRAAVLAADVVNFLSIRGFQCHTIEYDGLNKESCARAGYMFAVSIGGDGTTLFAARCASPSGIPILAINLGRFGFIAPIEPRYWQQALSDYLAGGVRPAERALISCTVTRAGKEIASCLALNDVVLSSGRVARLTRAEVCFNDISFGVYEADGIILATPTGSTAYSAACGGPILDPDLDAFVLTPISALCLSNRPVVVPSSGVVRIKVLSMRHKETVLSVDGHELCTLQEEDQLLASRSSCSARLVFCTPHVFYHALCSKLAWSGSIFSRRGRRHDD, from the coding sequence GTGAGCAGCCGCGTGTGTCCTCAGCGGCCTGTTGCAAAATCATCGGGGGACGCGAAGGTGTTGCTTATTGTCAGCACGTACAAACCGCGCGCTGCGGTGCTCGCTGCGGACGTTGTGAACTTTCTGAGCATACGTGGATTCCAGTGCCACACCATTGAGTATGATGGATTGAATAAAGAAAGCTGTGCTCGCGCAGGCTATATGTTTGCAGTCAGTATTGGGGGGGATGGTACTACACTGTTTGCCGCGCGCTGTGCTTCTCCTTCTGGTATTCCCATACTTGCCATAAATTTAGGGCGTTTCGGCTTTATCGCTCCTATTGAGCCACGGTATTGGCAACAGGCGTTGAGCGATTATTTGGCAGGGGGGGTGCGCCCTGCTGAGCGTGCGCTCATATCGTGCACCGTCACGCGTGCGGGTAAAGAGATTGCTTCGTGTCTGGCGTTAAACGATGTTGTCCTTTCAAGTGGACGCGTCGCGCGTCTTACCCGGGCAGAGGTGTGCTTCAACGACATTTCTTTTGGCGTGTATGAAGCTGATGGCATTATTCTTGCGACGCCTACAGGATCTACTGCGTACTCGGCGGCCTGTGGCGGTCCCATCCTCGATCCGGACCTTGATGCGTTTGTCCTCACTCCCATAAGCGCACTGTGCCTTTCTAATCGTCCCGTGGTAGTTCCCTCCTCAGGGGTGGTGCGTATCAAGGTGTTGTCTATGCGACACAAAGAAACGGTGCTGTCTGTGGACGGACATGAATTGTGCACGTTGCAGGAAGAAGATCAGCTGCTTGCAAGCAGGTCATCGTGCAGCGCACGATTGGTTTTCTGTACACCACACGTGTTCTACCATGCACTGTGCTCGAAACTGGCGTGGTCAGGGAGTATTTTTTCTCGCAGGGGAAGACGTCACGATGATTGA
- the ispG gene encoding (E)-4-hydroxy-3-methylbut-2-enyl-diphosphate synthase has protein sequence MDSSAGVSPCNSPYGSGLLDVPLKLRPRASHYRARSLVIGGKEHVRALPLGGDAPIPIQTMWKEPLIGADLQSIVDRLLELEQLGCDVVRFAVPDRESAELFVALCARTRMPLVADIHFDYRLALRCMDGPVAKVRINPGNIGVRERVRAVVEKARATGTALRIGVNTGSLPGVVKRAVAARYADGMQSVNARAEALVQTAFAEAAYLDQLHFDRVVLSLKASTVAETVRANELFAQQSDIPLHLGVTEAGPLVSGIVKSTLAFSQLLSRNIGATVRVSLSDSMEHEVLAAREILAECGKRAGGVRLVSCPRCGRIGFDVHAFVRRWQKELFSLKKDITVAVMGCVVNGPGEGKHADLGISGAEDSVIFFKRGKIVRRIQVRDLCADERTRIIDAAFKEELSSL, from the coding sequence GTGGATTCATCTGCCGGTGTGTCTCCCTGCAATAGTCCGTATGGGAGTGGACTTTTGGATGTTCCATTAAAATTAAGACCGCGTGCGTCCCACTACCGTGCACGATCATTGGTAATTGGAGGAAAGGAACATGTGCGTGCGTTGCCTCTTGGGGGTGACGCACCGATTCCTATCCAAACAATGTGGAAAGAACCGCTCATTGGTGCAGATCTCCAATCCATTGTGGACCGTCTTTTGGAACTTGAACAATTAGGGTGTGACGTTGTGCGTTTTGCCGTTCCTGACAGGGAATCGGCTGAGCTTTTTGTGGCGCTTTGCGCGCGCACGCGTATGCCGCTTGTTGCAGACATTCACTTTGATTACCGGCTTGCGCTGCGGTGTATGGACGGACCGGTAGCGAAAGTGCGTATTAACCCGGGGAATATCGGTGTGCGTGAGCGCGTGCGTGCGGTGGTAGAAAAGGCTCGAGCAACCGGCACTGCTTTGCGTATTGGGGTGAATACCGGTTCTCTGCCGGGTGTGGTGAAGCGCGCAGTTGCGGCGCGTTACGCGGATGGGATGCAGTCAGTGAATGCGCGTGCAGAAGCGTTGGTGCAAACTGCCTTTGCAGAAGCTGCGTATCTAGATCAGTTACACTTTGATCGGGTTGTCCTTTCTCTGAAGGCTTCTACGGTTGCAGAGACGGTACGTGCCAACGAACTTTTTGCGCAGCAGTCTGATATTCCCTTGCACCTTGGAGTAACAGAAGCAGGCCCGCTTGTTTCCGGTATTGTCAAAAGTACACTTGCATTTTCCCAATTACTGTCACGCAATATTGGTGCCACGGTGCGGGTGAGTCTTTCAGATAGCATGGAGCATGAGGTGCTGGCTGCGCGAGAAATTCTTGCTGAATGCGGTAAACGGGCTGGTGGGGTTCGTTTAGTGTCATGTCCGCGCTGTGGCAGGATTGGTTTTGACGTACACGCATTTGTGCGGAGGTGGCAAAAGGAACTGTTCAGTTTGAAAAAGGATATCACGGTTGCGGTTATGGGCTGTGTAGTGAATGGTCCTGGAGAAGGAAAGCATGCGGATCTCGGTATCAGCGGTGCGGAGGATTCGGTGATTTTTTTTAAGCGGGGAAAGATAGTGCGTCGCATTCAGGTACGTGATCTTTGCGCAGACGAGCGCACGCGCATAATAGACGCAGCGTTTAAAGAGGAATTGTCAAGTTTATGA
- a CDS encoding DegT/DnrJ/EryC1/StrS family aminotransferase, which produces MDAVLTCLVDEKIGPGSLGSTLIQLVREVFSPIDAYVLRSPAIALSFALRALKLPPASPVLLSALAPFWHYREVLHQGLQPLVLDVDIHSGLLSRDVVETGIARGARALLVPETLGNVPPAAVFLELGIPVIEDSSQSVGAVLGEKKVGTFGSCVIVGLEAHDMLTAGGGAVLMAFEAACARRLQALVPEALAVDMLPDMNAALACVQVKQQEKNIALRRAIYDRYSSALLRTRHGTLHRCEQLEHSAYAFPVVLASDLKEVTRYVRQASIEISPAFEHSIVAAFQLPAMRRRWPFPQFLPTSASHTAPFQGEDREVLETTQGAEKTCQDSSWEREVRASEITPEMCWPHASALLLRCVRFPLYPRLAPAHAQEIARILGTLP; this is translated from the coding sequence ATGGACGCGGTGCTCACCTGCTTGGTGGATGAAAAAATTGGCCCTGGTTCGCTTGGCAGCACCCTCATCCAGTTGGTGCGCGAGGTGTTTTCTCCAATCGATGCATACGTGCTGCGCAGCCCCGCTATCGCACTTTCCTTTGCACTCCGTGCACTGAAATTGCCTCCTGCTTCCCCTGTACTTCTTTCTGCGCTTGCGCCCTTCTGGCACTACCGTGAGGTGCTTCACCAGGGGCTGCAGCCGCTTGTCCTTGACGTAGACATTCACAGCGGTTTGTTGTCCCGTGATGTGGTGGAAACTGGCATCGCGCGTGGCGCTCGTGCGCTTCTTGTGCCTGAAACACTTGGAAATGTGCCTCCTGCAGCGGTGTTTTTGGAACTGGGGATACCCGTCATCGAAGACAGCTCTCAGAGTGTCGGTGCAGTATTGGGAGAAAAGAAGGTGGGAACCTTTGGCTCGTGTGTCATCGTGGGATTGGAGGCACACGATATGCTTACCGCAGGCGGCGGCGCGGTACTCATGGCCTTTGAGGCCGCCTGCGCGCGTCGGCTTCAGGCGCTTGTGCCAGAAGCGCTTGCCGTTGATATGCTGCCGGATATGAACGCGGCGCTCGCGTGTGTCCAAGTAAAGCAGCAAGAAAAAAATATTGCCCTCAGGCGCGCAATCTACGACCGATACTCCTCTGCGCTTTTGCGTACGCGTCACGGTACGCTTCACCGGTGTGAGCAATTGGAACACAGTGCCTACGCTTTTCCTGTTGTCCTTGCTTCTGATCTGAAGGAAGTGACGCGTTACGTGCGGCAGGCGTCCATTGAGATTTCTCCTGCCTTTGAACATTCCATTGTGGCAGCGTTTCAATTACCTGCTATGCGCAGACGGTGGCCTTTTCCGCAGTTTCTTCCTACTTCTGCATCGCACACGGCACCTTTTCAGGGTGAGGACAGGGAGGTACTAGAGACCACGCAGGGCGCGGAAAAAACCTGTCAGGACTCTAGCTGGGAAAGGGAAGTGCGTGCGTCTGAGATTACGCCTGAGATGTGTTGGCCACATGCATCTGCGCTTTTGTTGCGCTGCGTGCGCTTTCCGTTGTACCCGCGTCTTGCGCCTGCACACGCACAGGAAATTGCGCGCATCCTTGGGACACTGCCGTGA
- a CDS encoding DJ-1/PfpI family protein translates to MSVRVYLFVAHGFEEVETITPLDYLRRAGIALTLVGVGAEQVVSTRGLRVSCDCSLEALCASPGIADAACAADAVLLPGGLENCHTLAACAAVRDFVMRVHLRGGLVAALCAAPARVLSAWNLLGSRRYTCYPGMEPAVFSAHDDGVGKRTEEEKSRALRKPERARVVRDGNLLTACAAGAAEEFSFAVIEALCGVEVAQSVRAQVVAR, encoded by the coding sequence GTGAGCGTACGGGTATACCTTTTTGTTGCACACGGATTTGAGGAAGTGGAGACTATCACCCCGTTGGATTATCTCAGACGTGCGGGGATAGCGTTAACGCTCGTGGGTGTTGGGGCAGAGCAGGTTGTTTCTACGCGTGGCTTGCGTGTGAGCTGCGACTGCAGTCTTGAGGCGCTTTGTGCTTCTCCGGGCATCGCGGATGCCGCGTGCGCCGCAGATGCGGTTCTTCTTCCCGGGGGGTTGGAAAACTGTCATACGCTTGCCGCCTGTGCGGCGGTGCGTGATTTTGTCATGCGCGTGCACCTGCGCGGAGGACTCGTCGCTGCGCTGTGTGCTGCCCCGGCGCGAGTGCTCTCTGCGTGGAATCTCCTGGGGTCACGTCGCTATACCTGCTATCCGGGTATGGAGCCGGCGGTGTTCTCCGCACATGACGATGGGGTTGGGAAAAGGACGGAAGAGGAGAAATCGCGTGCGCTTCGTAAACCTGAGCGCGCGCGGGTGGTACGTGATGGAAATCTTTTGACCGCGTGTGCGGCAGGTGCGGCAGAAGAGTTTTCTTTCGCAGTTATCGAAGCACTCTGTGGAGTGGAAGTTGCGCAAAGTGTGCGTGCGCAAGTGGTGGCCCGGTGA
- a CDS encoding uracil phosphoribosyltransferase: MEGQTARRVITEAKFLDDCLTERDSYYLSKLDELYSSAMSSFAQFEDQQNGARSARAEENIIATYDSIGNLMQEICKELPALKVYSFETQRENHAEVSRVVSKLRNIHTGYSEFIYYTQRAFEMLFRLAYGGSHEEHKTYLITKTPVAFPVQNYAVHKIANVDYKIENTVMCVMLRGALLPSMIVSKEIEEYSSHGYVTPFALFKIKRDDLRDERDMQYVFDLDKSYFSARELDGKDLVFADPMNATGGSLVTIVRYLQDLGVKPKSISCFHMISALKGAIRVVRSLENCTVYTLWMDPVLNARAYIMPGLGDAGDRVNGVDVEDYPRNIIQLLADYGSNISGLYRSQLRKIEETVLGSR; this comes from the coding sequence ATGGAAGGGCAGACGGCGCGCAGAGTGATCACGGAGGCAAAGTTTCTTGATGACTGTTTGACAGAACGTGACAGCTATTATCTGAGTAAATTGGACGAGTTGTACTCATCTGCGATGAGTTCTTTTGCGCAGTTTGAAGATCAGCAGAATGGAGCGCGTAGCGCACGCGCTGAAGAAAATATCATCGCTACATATGACAGTATCGGGAATCTGATGCAGGAGATCTGTAAAGAATTACCCGCGCTGAAGGTATATTCGTTTGAAACGCAACGAGAGAACCATGCAGAAGTTTCTCGAGTTGTTTCAAAGCTGCGTAATATTCATACCGGATATAGTGAATTCATCTACTACACACAGCGTGCGTTTGAAATGCTGTTTAGGCTTGCCTACGGCGGCTCTCATGAAGAGCATAAAACATATCTTATTACAAAAACACCGGTTGCTTTTCCTGTACAAAACTATGCAGTACATAAAATTGCAAACGTGGATTATAAAATTGAGAACACGGTGATGTGTGTCATGTTACGAGGAGCGCTGTTACCTTCGATGATTGTTTCTAAGGAGATAGAAGAATATTCTTCGCATGGGTACGTAACGCCGTTTGCGCTTTTTAAAATCAAGCGAGATGATCTCCGTGATGAGCGCGATATGCAGTATGTGTTTGATCTGGATAAATCATACTTTTCTGCACGAGAGTTGGATGGTAAGGATCTGGTTTTCGCCGATCCCATGAACGCCACCGGTGGTAGTTTGGTTACCATAGTGCGTTATTTGCAAGATCTCGGTGTGAAACCAAAATCTATCAGCTGTTTTCACATGATTTCTGCACTGAAAGGTGCGATTCGTGTAGTGCGTTCCCTAGAGAATTGCACGGTGTATACGCTGTGGATGGATCCCGTACTCAACGCGCGTGCGTATATTATGCCTGGTCTTGGCGATGCTGGTGATCGAGTTAACGGGGTTGATGTTGAAGACTATCCGCGGAATATTATCCAGCTTTTGGCAGACTATGGTTCAAATATTTCTGGCCTGTACCGGTCCCAGCTCCGCAAGATAGAGGAAACGGTATTAGGTTCTCGCTGA
- the recN gene encoding DNA repair protein RecN codes for MIEQLSVRNVALIQSLALEFGAQFTALSGETGAGKSMILGALSFLCGQKVGPDLIRKDENEAWVSAVFRCDHAPRAVHTWLAERSIEPEHHRVLLRRVMRRTGRGTAWIQNVPVSRADLEFFTSFFIDLHGQHEHQSLFRVAEHRRFLDTYGGLQQEVDAFTACYAALAERRAQLQRLASCEHNRQERLEFLSFALEELEHAALDVHEERALEGEEQKLCQHEKLCDVMQRVDAAIRGVDLQEGALLSSLKKALGALESACGIDGSLEPARARLESAYYEIEDVAHVLRTYTDGIQFCPDRLQHVQERLALIYRLKKKYGGTVAQVLEYRARAQQEMQDLSQAVGDKEALEQDVQRLMAQVLHAGRALSLKRHAVAEAFRTRVEGVLHRLGMASTRFHVQICTRDEQCAKQRTGPYGFDDVEFLISANAGEPARPLAKIASGGELSRVMLALKTVLSSVDEVGTLIFDEIDVGIGGETARAVAEHLQALSEHKQVVCITHLAMIAAHADAHVCVKKESSGEHTNTSAAHVVGERRVQEVARMLAGDTHSATSLAHAQELLRAGARQRRGECGD; via the coding sequence ATGATTGAGCAACTTTCGGTGCGCAACGTTGCGCTCATTCAATCTTTGGCGTTGGAGTTTGGTGCACAGTTTACTGCCCTCTCAGGGGAGACGGGTGCGGGTAAGTCAATGATACTCGGCGCGCTGTCCTTTCTCTGTGGGCAAAAGGTAGGGCCTGATCTTATTCGCAAGGATGAGAACGAGGCATGGGTTTCTGCGGTGTTTCGCTGTGATCACGCACCGCGTGCGGTGCACACATGGTTGGCAGAACGGAGTATTGAGCCTGAGCACCACCGCGTGCTCCTTCGTCGGGTGATGCGGCGTACCGGTCGTGGCACGGCGTGGATTCAAAACGTCCCGGTCTCTCGCGCAGATTTGGAGTTTTTCACGTCATTTTTCATAGACCTCCACGGACAGCATGAACACCAATCGCTGTTTCGTGTTGCAGAGCATCGCCGCTTTCTGGATACCTACGGAGGACTCCAGCAAGAAGTTGATGCGTTTACTGCGTGTTATGCGGCTCTTGCAGAGCGACGCGCGCAGCTGCAGCGGCTCGCTTCCTGTGAACACAACCGGCAGGAGCGGCTAGAATTCCTCTCCTTTGCCCTTGAGGAACTGGAGCACGCAGCGTTGGACGTGCATGAGGAGCGTGCGTTGGAAGGAGAAGAGCAAAAGCTCTGCCAGCACGAAAAACTCTGTGATGTGATGCAAAGGGTTGACGCTGCAATTAGGGGGGTGGACCTGCAAGAGGGCGCGCTGCTTTCTTCCTTAAAGAAAGCGCTTGGTGCACTTGAAAGCGCCTGTGGGATTGATGGGAGTCTTGAGCCGGCGCGTGCCCGTTTAGAAAGTGCGTACTATGAAATCGAAGACGTAGCGCATGTTCTGCGTACGTATACAGACGGTATTCAGTTTTGTCCCGACCGTTTGCAGCACGTTCAGGAGCGTCTTGCGCTCATATACCGGCTGAAGAAAAAATATGGAGGAACAGTTGCGCAGGTTTTAGAATACCGTGCGCGTGCGCAGCAAGAGATGCAGGATCTTTCACAGGCGGTGGGTGATAAAGAGGCGCTTGAGCAAGATGTTCAGCGTCTGATGGCTCAGGTATTACACGCGGGACGTGCCTTATCGCTTAAGCGTCATGCAGTGGCAGAAGCGTTTCGTACGCGGGTGGAGGGAGTGCTACACCGTTTGGGGATGGCGAGTACGCGGTTTCACGTACAGATATGCACGCGCGATGAGCAATGCGCGAAACAACGCACGGGTCCGTATGGCTTTGATGACGTTGAGTTTTTAATTAGCGCCAACGCAGGAGAGCCTGCGCGTCCGCTAGCAAAGATTGCTTCAGGGGGGGAACTCTCCCGCGTGATGCTTGCTTTAAAGACTGTGCTTTCATCGGTCGATGAAGTGGGCACGTTGATTTTTGATGAGATTGATGTGGGAATTGGAGGTGAAACGGCGCGTGCGGTTGCAGAGCATTTGCAAGCGTTGTCTGAGCACAAGCAGGTTGTGTGCATTACGCATTTGGCTATGATAGCGGCGCACGCGGATGCGCACGTGTGTGTGAAAAAAGAGTCGAGTGGAGAACACACGAATACGAGCGCGGCGCATGTAGTGGGGGAACGACGGGTTCAAGAAGTTGCGCGCATGCTAGCAGGGGACACGCACAGTGCAACCTCCCTAGCGCATGCGCAGGAGTTGTTGCGCGCAGGTGCGCGGCAGAGAAGGGGGGAGTGCGGTGACTGA
- a CDS encoding tetratricopeptide repeat protein, translated as MNGKQCFCFFLFHLFYTGLFACGKPESSLAPEYFDLAHAYVQLHRYDEARDYYMRAARDPAYYHAAQYNFARVCGLQNDWKTAVHALQPLYDADSANATIAAAYAYALLSFGETARALLLYQQLYERDQKNTQRILEYANVLVHAKKYIQAVEFLRQKKSLLSEAEDVRVLQSIVRKLKDSVPPHLIADFVSTDDL; from the coding sequence ATGAACGGTAAGCAGTGTTTTTGCTTTTTTTTGTTTCACCTGTTTTATACAGGACTATTTGCATGCGGAAAGCCTGAGTCGTCTCTTGCGCCAGAGTATTTTGATCTTGCCCATGCGTATGTGCAGCTGCATCGTTATGACGAGGCGCGTGATTATTATATGCGTGCAGCGCGTGACCCTGCGTACTATCATGCAGCGCAGTATAATTTTGCGCGTGTGTGTGGATTGCAGAATGATTGGAAAACTGCTGTTCATGCACTGCAACCGTTATACGATGCGGATTCTGCCAATGCAACCATTGCTGCCGCGTACGCGTATGCGTTGCTTTCTTTTGGTGAAACAGCTCGCGCGCTACTTCTTTATCAACAGTTGTATGAGCGTGATCAGAAAAATACTCAACGTATTCTTGAGTATGCAAACGTATTGGTGCACGCGAAAAAATATATTCAGGCGGTTGAATTTTTGCGTCAAAAAAAGTCTCTGTTAAGTGAAGCCGAAGATGTGCGTGTGCTGCAGTCTATTGTAAGGAAACTGAAAGATTCGGTACCACCCCATTTAATTGCAGATTTTGTTTCCACAGACGATTTGTGA